In the Aneurinibacillus soli genome, one interval contains:
- a CDS encoding S-layer homology domain-containing protein, with translation MNLSILFPSSRVVAADEEGFKKILPTTEQYFFSFPQGVAVDNAGNMYVVDRDNRRIQKFKSDGTFETSWGGEYGAGAGQFKAPCGIAVDQHRNVYVSDTVNRNIQKFTPNANNPSEGQWEVFWSRDSDILTGIAVDQDGNVYVADLGYSSIKKFTPKDSGSGKWEDLEGTEFDSPTGIAVDRDGNVYVADTNNNRIQKFTPNDSGSGKWEVFVNGDLNNPNGIAVDEAGNVYVADTNNNRIQKFTSDGKVEKAWGKGGTNPGEFRYPCGIAVDKDGNMYAADTGNHRIQRLLVPKLLSSNANLKRVGISPGTLTPSSTTPDTFSATVSNDVSSISVTAEVEDSKATVKIKGTVSTSDTLTLDVGLDVGSNNIPVVVTAEDGTKKEYTITVNRGTGTVPVSGVALYQSTLSLTAGGSTAKLTATVKPDNATNKKVTWSSSNTDVATVDANGEVTPKTAGTTTITVTTEDGSEKATCLVTVQSASSGGSSGGGGGGGSRDTSSSTNTRTSSVLVGENEKGKQAASVEITRTVTADGKKSDTVTLDAKKAAEAMAKATDNMNKVTISIPDLKGNEAQEIVANVQKEALSTMADKGFSAQVVTDKATIELPKETVSSLSKKDVYMKIEPVTKENEIQQTKTLLGVQAKDGSVIGTPLHIETNFSGRTKITLPLTGMNIPTDAKKQEDFLQSLAIFIEHSDGEKKVDKGEIQYDEKHNPIGLSVWVDKFSTFTLVNLPKKKDDPKPQVPVFADIQGHWAQSHIQQLVQSGAVSGYPDGTFKPNQTITRAEFVSMVVKAFGLQAKEKQGYAFTDTQNHWAKAAIETAYTNGIINGYNTTTFGVNDTITREQMAVILTNIKKNGTEGKQLSFKDTASISTWAQKAVSQAVEEGIITGYPNQTFQPKKVATRAEAVTMIVNALAIK, from the coding sequence ATGAATCTTTCAATTTTATTTCCGTCGTCACGTGTAGTAGCTGCAGATGAGGAGGGATTTAAAAAGATTTTACCTACAACCGAGCAGTATTTTTTCTCTTTCCCTCAAGGAGTGGCGGTAGACAATGCCGGAAACATGTATGTCGTCGATCGCGACAACAGACGCATTCAAAAGTTTAAGTCAGACGGTACATTCGAAACATCATGGGGGGGAGAATATGGTGCTGGTGCTGGTCAGTTCAAAGCCCCCTGTGGGATCGCGGTAGACCAGCATAGGAATGTGTATGTCTCGGATACAGTCAACCGTAACATTCAAAAGTTTACGCCAAATGCTAATAACCCAAGTGAAGGCCAATGGGAAGTTTTTTGGAGTCGTGATTCCGACATCCTTACTGGGATCGCAGTAGACCAGGATGGGAATGTGTATGTCGCAGATCTAGGCTACAGCTCCATTAAAAAATTTACGCCAAAAGATAGCGGTTCAGGCAAATGGGAAGATCTGGAGGGTACTGAGTTCGACTCTCCTACTGGGATCGCAGTAGACAGAGATGGGAATGTGTATGTCGCGGATACAAACAACAACCGCATTCAAAAGTTTACGCCAAATGATAGTGGTTCAGGCAAATGGGAAGTTTTTGTGAATGGTGATCTTAACAATCCTAATGGGATCGCGGTAGACGAGGCAGGGAATGTGTATGTCGCGGATACAAACAATAACCGCATTCAAAAGTTTACGTCCGATGGTAAAGTCGAAAAAGCATGGGGAAAAGGAGGTACTAATCCTGGTGAGTTCAGATATCCCTGTGGGATCGCGGTAGACAAGGATGGGAATATGTATGCCGCGGATACAGGCAACCACCGTATTCAAAGGTTACTCGTTCCAAAGCTTTTGTCTAGTAATGCTAACTTAAAGAGAGTAGGCATCAGTCCAGGTACGTTGACCCCGTCTTCCACAACACCGGATACGTTTTCCGCTACGGTGAGCAATGATGTTTCATCCATCTCGGTAACGGCAGAGGTAGAGGATTCTAAGGCGACGGTGAAGATAAAGGGCACAGTATCCACATCGGATACGCTGACACTGGATGTTGGGCTGGATGTTGGAAGTAACAACATTCCTGTGGTAGTCACCGCAGAGGATGGAACAAAAAAGGAGTATACGATTACGGTCAATCGAGGAACCGGAACCGTACCTGTATCAGGTGTAGCACTGTATCAGTCAACATTGAGTCTAACAGCAGGCGGAAGCACAGCGAAACTGACGGCTACGGTGAAACCGGATAATGCGACAAATAAAAAGGTCACTTGGAGCAGCAGTAACACAGATGTAGCAACAGTCGATGCGAATGGCGAGGTGACACCAAAAACAGCAGGTACGACAACGATTACCGTCACAACAGAAGATGGAAGTGAAAAGGCAACGTGCTTGGTAACCGTTCAGTCAGCATCTTCCGGTGGCAGTAGCGGAGGAGGCGGTGGTGGCGGAAGTCGAGACACGTCCTCTTCTACTAATACGCGGACCTCTTCCGTTCTAGTTGGTGAGAATGAAAAAGGAAAACAGGCAGCGAGTGTAGAGATTACCCGAACCGTTACAGCCGACGGGAAAAAGAGTGATACCGTTACTCTGGATGCCAAAAAAGCAGCCGAAGCGATGGCCAAAGCGACAGATAACATGAACAAGGTAACGATTTCTATTCCTGATCTGAAAGGAAATGAAGCGCAGGAAATCGTGGCAAATGTACAGAAAGAAGCATTGTCTACCATGGCAGACAAAGGATTCTCTGCCCAGGTTGTGACAGATAAAGCGACGATTGAACTTCCGAAAGAAACGGTGTCGTCTCTCAGTAAAAAAGACGTATATATGAAAATCGAGCCGGTAACGAAAGAAAACGAGATTCAACAAACAAAAACATTGCTGGGTGTACAGGCGAAGGATGGCAGCGTAATCGGAACACCGTTACACATCGAGACAAACTTCTCGGGTCGTACGAAAATCACGCTTCCACTAACCGGAATGAACATTCCGACAGACGCGAAGAAACAGGAAGACTTCCTCCAATCACTTGCCATCTTTATTGAGCATAGCGATGGGGAGAAAAAGGTCGATAAAGGTGAGATTCAATATGATGAGAAGCACAACCCGATCGGTCTCTCTGTTTGGGTAGATAAATTCAGTACGTTCACGCTTGTCAATCTGCCGAAAAAAAAAGATGATCCGAAACCGCAAGTTCCGGTATTTGCCGATATTCAAGGTCATTGGGCCCAATCACATATTCAGCAGCTTGTACAAAGCGGAGCGGTTAGCGGGTATCCAGATGGAACCTTTAAACCGAACCAAACGATTACGCGTGCCGAGTTTGTCTCAATGGTAGTAAAAGCATTTGGATTACAAGCGAAAGAGAAACAAGGTTATGCCTTTACCGATACGCAAAATCATTGGGCAAAAGCAGCTATCGAAACAGCGTATACGAATGGCATCATCAACGGGTATAACACGACAACGTTTGGAGTCAACGATACAATTACGCGCGAACAAATGGCGGTGATTCTGACGAATATAAAGAAAAACGGTACAGAAGGAAAGCAGCTGTCATTTAAAGATACAGCGTCGATCTCCACATGGGCACAGAAAGCCGTGAGCCAGGCGGTAGAAGAAGGAATTATTACGGGATATCCGAATCAAACCTTCCAACCGAAAAAGGTAGCTACAAGAGCAGAAGCGGTCACGATGATTGTTAATGCGCTCGCAATAAAATAG
- a CDS encoding YdcF family protein codes for MTKRKKGAAAIVVLLLILWLSYEPILEGAARYLVYPDNRQKSDVIVLLGGEQDGQRTRKAAELYKEGIAPLIIVSSGGQLSWRTTESREMVALLLELGIPAHAISKEEKSLSTYENALYTKELLQKSGRSVKRLTLVTDDWHTRRAVYVFQHVFAHTGIEIASVGSHQLRTVHFKKWWLDHESLQVIASEWARMLVYYVKY; via the coding sequence GTGACAAAACGAAAAAAAGGGGCGGCCGCAATCGTAGTGCTCCTGTTAATACTTTGGCTATCGTACGAGCCGATCTTAGAAGGAGCAGCCCGTTATCTCGTCTACCCTGACAACCGACAAAAGAGCGATGTGATTGTGCTGCTCGGTGGAGAACAGGATGGACAGCGCACGCGCAAGGCGGCTGAACTATATAAAGAGGGCATTGCACCGCTTATCATCGTGTCAAGCGGTGGACAACTATCTTGGCGTACAACAGAATCAAGAGAGATGGTAGCCCTGCTGCTTGAACTTGGAATTCCTGCGCACGCGATCAGTAAAGAAGAGAAATCGCTTAGTACATATGAGAATGCTTTGTATACAAAGGAGTTACTACAGAAGAGCGGCCGTTCGGTCAAACGACTAACTCTAGTGACAGACGACTGGCATACAAGGCGTGCGGTTTATGTGTTCCAGCATGTATTCGCCCATACAGGAATTGAGATTGCTAGTGTCGGTTCACACCAACTGCGTACTGTACACTTTAAAAAATGGTGGTTGGATCATGAAAGCCTTCAGGTGATTGCTAGCGAGTGGGCGCGGATGCTTGTGTATTATGTGAAGTATTAG
- a CDS encoding LutC/YkgG family protein, translated as MSTQEREAFLNRLADRLGRPRRSGVRMPEWNDKPYEHLYAGMDQAALAEQFIGNLKELRTEVTRVRPEEAGKALAAVLKQWNVQDALGWDDERLNELGLHQALENVDVRYRTWRTDENADELRAYAAETGVGIVYADLGLCETGTVLLWNGAGRGRMVSLLPPRLVLVLAEDTLLPRLTHAAAYIHERVPGGIPACLNFITGPSRTGDIEMDLVFGVHGPGSVHVILLQK; from the coding sequence ATGAGTACACAAGAAAGAGAAGCCTTTCTGAATCGGCTTGCTGACCGTCTTGGCCGCCCGCGTCGCAGTGGCGTGCGCATGCCAGAATGGAATGACAAGCCGTATGAACATTTGTATGCCGGGATGGATCAGGCTGCGCTTGCCGAACAATTTATCGGAAATCTGAAGGAACTTCGTACAGAGGTAACTCGCGTGCGTCCTGAGGAAGCAGGCAAAGCGCTGGCAGCTGTGCTGAAACAGTGGAACGTTCAAGATGCACTTGGTTGGGATGATGAACGGTTGAACGAATTAGGACTTCATCAGGCATTGGAAAATGTGGATGTGAGGTATCGCACTTGGCGCACAGACGAGAATGCAGATGAGCTTCGCGCCTATGCTGCCGAAACGGGTGTAGGTATTGTATATGCCGATCTTGGCTTATGTGAGACTGGAACGGTCCTGCTCTGGAATGGAGCCGGGAGAGGGCGCATGGTGAGTCTACTGCCGCCGCGTCTTGTACTCGTTCTGGCAGAAGATACGCTTTTGCCGCGTCTTACCCATGCTGCCGCCTACATTCATGAACGGGTTCCGGGCGGGATTCCTGCTTGCTTGAACTTTATTACAGGACCAAGCCGGACCGGGGATATCGAGATGGATCTGGTGTTCGGTGTGCATGGACCGGGCAGTGTACATGTGATTTTGCTTCAGAAATAA
- a CDS encoding LutB/LldF family L-lactate oxidation iron-sulfur protein yields MSVQSLPFIGRVKKALLDEQLQKALPFTQDRLRGGRFQAADELGNVEEWRELASHIRRHTVENLDSYLEELADNVEKNGGHVHFAQTASDAVNHVLRIAEASGARSVVKSKSMVSEEIHLNSHLEETGVQVVETDLGEYIIQLAGETPSHIIAPAIHKNRAQVSELFSEVAGRQLSDQTEDLCQFAREELRRKFLDADIGISGCNFGVAESGSVVLVSNEGNARLTTTLPKVHIAIMGMERLVPTWEELDIVISMLTRSATGQKISVYVTALSGPRRPEDTDGPEEFHLIVLDNGRSDILGTAYQEVLKCIRCGACLNVCPIYRHIGGHAYGGVYSGPIGSVLTPLLDGYEDWKDLPNASSLCGACTDVCPVKIPLHDLLLEHRKDQVEQGYGKWQDKLAFKGFGFMTSHPAVYDAAVNSAHKMTDGLAKDGVISSGPGMMAGWTNVRDLPQPAEQSFRSWWKEKKEGGR; encoded by the coding sequence ATGAGCGTACAGTCTCTCCCTTTCATCGGGCGTGTGAAAAAGGCATTGCTGGATGAGCAGTTGCAAAAAGCTTTGCCATTCACACAGGATCGGCTGCGTGGTGGACGTTTTCAGGCGGCAGATGAGCTTGGGAATGTAGAAGAATGGCGTGAATTAGCCTCCCATATCCGCCGCCATACGGTTGAGAATTTGGACAGTTACTTAGAAGAACTCGCAGATAATGTAGAGAAAAACGGTGGACATGTACATTTTGCACAAACAGCATCTGATGCGGTGAATCACGTATTACGCATCGCTGAGGCGAGTGGAGCACGCTCGGTTGTAAAATCGAAGTCAATGGTATCGGAAGAAATTCATCTGAACAGTCATCTTGAAGAAACAGGCGTACAAGTAGTAGAAACAGACCTTGGAGAATACATCATCCAACTAGCGGGAGAAACTCCTTCTCATATTATTGCCCCTGCCATTCACAAAAATCGGGCTCAAGTATCAGAGTTGTTCTCAGAAGTAGCTGGACGTCAGCTGTCAGATCAGACAGAGGATCTGTGCCAGTTCGCACGTGAAGAGCTGCGCCGTAAATTTCTTGATGCTGATATCGGAATCTCGGGTTGCAACTTCGGGGTAGCCGAATCCGGTTCTGTCGTGCTCGTCAGCAATGAAGGAAATGCTCGCCTGACGACGACATTGCCAAAAGTTCATATTGCGATTATGGGGATGGAGCGGCTTGTACCGACATGGGAAGAGCTTGATATTGTTATTTCCATGCTGACACGGAGCGCAACCGGCCAAAAAATTAGTGTATATGTGACGGCACTGAGTGGTCCGCGTCGTCCGGAAGATACAGATGGACCAGAAGAGTTCCATCTTATTGTACTTGATAACGGTCGTTCAGACATTCTCGGTACTGCTTATCAGGAAGTACTTAAGTGCATTCGCTGTGGAGCTTGTCTGAATGTATGCCCGATATATCGTCATATTGGCGGACATGCATATGGGGGCGTTTATAGCGGTCCAATCGGATCGGTACTGACACCGCTTCTTGATGGGTATGAAGATTGGAAAGATCTCCCCAATGCTTCAAGCTTGTGCGGAGCTTGTACGGATGTATGTCCGGTCAAAATCCCGCTGCATGATCTTTTGCTAGAACACCGCAAGGATCAGGTGGAACAAGGGTATGGCAAATGGCAGGACAAACTGGCGTTTAAAGGATTTGGCTTTATGACGAGTCATCCGGCTGTATATGATGCGGCCGTAAATAGTGCTCATAAAATGACAGATGGACTGGCAAAAGACGGTGTTATCTCATCTGGTCCAGGCATGATGGCAGGCTGGACGAATGTGCGTGATTTGCCACAGCCTGCTGAGCAATCGTTCCGCTCCTGGTGGAAAGAGAAGAAGGAAGGGGGCCGATAA
- a CDS encoding (Fe-S)-binding protein produces the protein MRVSLFITCLSDVFFPQVGQSVVEVLERLGVEVDFPAAQTCCGQPAYNSGYQKDAAKAARQMITAFQKSEYVVAPSGSCVTMIRREYPELLKDDPTWHQAAVELAAKTYEFSEFIVKVLGVEKLEGELPANATYHHSCHMSRSLGIKAEPGKLLAGMKGLHMEELPYCQDCCGFGGTFSAKMSEISEAMVDEKVQHIEETGAELLIGSDMGCLMNIGGRLQRTGKSVKVMHVAEVLAKGGAK, from the coding sequence GTGAGAGTTTCATTGTTTATCACATGCCTGTCTGATGTGTTTTTTCCGCAGGTAGGACAAAGTGTAGTAGAAGTGTTGGAACGGCTTGGGGTAGAAGTGGACTTCCCGGCAGCGCAGACGTGCTGTGGACAGCCTGCTTATAATAGTGGATACCAAAAAGATGCGGCTAAAGCAGCTCGGCAGATGATTACAGCTTTTCAAAAAAGCGAATATGTAGTAGCACCATCCGGTTCTTGTGTAACGATGATCCGCCGAGAGTATCCAGAGTTGCTGAAAGATGATCCGACCTGGCATCAGGCAGCTGTTGAATTAGCAGCCAAAACGTATGAATTTTCAGAATTTATTGTAAAAGTACTGGGCGTTGAGAAGCTAGAAGGAGAGCTTCCGGCGAATGCAACGTATCATCACTCCTGTCATATGAGTCGTTCCCTTGGTATAAAAGCAGAGCCAGGTAAGCTTCTTGCTGGCATGAAGGGTCTTCACATGGAAGAGCTGCCGTACTGCCAGGATTGTTGTGGATTCGGTGGAACATTCTCGGCTAAAATGAGCGAGATATCTGAAGCGATGGTTGATGAGAAAGTGCAGCATATTGAAGAGACAGGCGCTGAGTTATTGATTGGATCGGACATGGGCTGTCTGATGAATATCGGTGGACGTCTGCAGCGTACCGGTAAGTCGGTGAAAGTTATGCATGTCGCAGAAGTATTGGCGAAGGGGGGAGCAAAATGA
- a CDS encoding fumarylacetoacetate hydrolase family protein, which produces METIRNIYCVGRNYRLHAEELGNAVPTMPFLFGKPTHSLVEANGQEVILPGNRGEVHHEAELVLHIARPYEQGMRMEDVIDQVALGIDFTLRDVQSDLKKKSHPWLRAKGFPNAALLTKFRPFESVEACTAQNFSLRKNGETVQDGNIQDMLFDIPTIVAFTAEHFGLGKGDVIYTGTPAGVGPVADGDSLELVYGEEVWGNCTITLRS; this is translated from the coding sequence ATTGAAACGATTCGCAACATATATTGTGTGGGGCGCAATTATCGTCTGCATGCAGAAGAACTTGGCAATGCCGTGCCAACTATGCCGTTCTTGTTCGGCAAGCCGACTCATTCACTTGTAGAAGCGAACGGGCAGGAGGTTATTCTTCCTGGAAACCGTGGGGAAGTACATCATGAAGCTGAACTTGTGCTTCATATTGCGCGCCCGTATGAGCAGGGGATGCGGATGGAAGATGTTATTGATCAGGTTGCGTTAGGGATCGATTTTACCCTTCGTGATGTGCAGAGTGATCTGAAGAAAAAAAGTCATCCGTGGCTGCGGGCGAAAGGATTTCCGAATGCGGCGTTGCTGACGAAATTCCGCCCGTTTGAGAGTGTAGAAGCGTGTACGGCGCAAAATTTCTCCCTTCGCAAAAATGGAGAAACGGTTCAGGATGGAAACATTCAGGACATGCTGTTTGACATTCCAACCATTGTGGCATTCACAGCCGAGCATTTCGGCCTTGGCAAAGGCGATGTGATTTATACGGGGACACCGGCAGGCGTCGGTCCGGTTGCGGATGGCGACAGTCTTGAACTCGTATATGGCGAAGAGGTATGGGGGAATTGCACGATTACGTTGCGTTCATAG
- a CDS encoding SDR family oxidoreductase: protein MDLHLTGKTALVVASSQGLGRAIAEQLVKEGANVMLTSRDEEKLKRVADELNALGAGKAAYCRADITKVEEIQALVQAVRDTFGRIEILVNNAGGPPSGTFEQFTDEDWMKAFELTLLSYIRVIREVLPDLKQGGGHIVNIASSSIKQPIPGLVLSNTFRTGIVGLSKTLSVELAPYNVLVNTVAPGRIATDRLIYLDEMNAQRQGVSREEIQQQMEANIPLGRYGQPEEFARVVAFLLSGANTYVTGSSILVDGGMIKSI, encoded by the coding sequence ATGGATCTGCATCTTACTGGAAAAACGGCACTCGTCGTTGCCTCAAGCCAGGGATTAGGGCGAGCGATTGCTGAGCAACTGGTTAAAGAAGGCGCAAACGTCATGCTGACGAGCCGCGATGAAGAAAAACTAAAACGGGTAGCAGATGAATTGAATGCACTTGGTGCGGGTAAAGCGGCTTACTGCCGTGCTGATATTACGAAAGTAGAAGAGATTCAAGCACTTGTTCAGGCGGTGCGTGATACGTTTGGTCGCATTGAGATTTTGGTCAACAATGCGGGTGGGCCTCCAAGCGGTACGTTTGAACAGTTTACGGATGAGGATTGGATGAAAGCATTTGAGCTGACACTGTTAAGCTATATTCGTGTCATCCGCGAAGTGCTGCCTGATCTTAAGCAGGGGGGCGGCCATATCGTCAATATTGCCTCTTCTTCTATTAAACAACCCATTCCGGGACTTGTGCTGTCCAATACATTCCGCACGGGCATCGTAGGACTGTCAAAGACGCTGTCGGTAGAATTAGCACCGTATAATGTTCTCGTTAACACCGTAGCACCGGGACGAATTGCGACTGATCGTCTCATTTACCTAGATGAGATGAATGCACAGCGGCAGGGTGTATCTCGCGAAGAGATTCAGCAACAGATGGAAGCAAATATTCCGCTTGGTCGTTACGGACAACCGGAAGAATTCGCACGGGTGGTTGCATTCCTGTTATCCGGGGCGAATACATATGTGACCGGCAGTTCGATACTTGTAGATGGTGGCATGATCAAAAGCATTTAA
- a CDS encoding long-chain-fatty-acid--CoA ligase has product MSTTIGDIVEWSARNYPEKLALVYEYGVKQHHFTYRELDNKVNQFARALQRLGIGKGDVVSSFLYNTSEYVIAMFAVAKIGAIFNPINYRLAPHELQYILQDANAKVVLYEEVGAQTVEQARQIGTPVLHWVYVDSSVPASALDFYQLLDAESIEKPEAAVAENDYCIMMYTSGTTGRPKGVLHTHRSKLHHNFMMMQCMGLTKNDIGLSAAPLNHTAELHTSFLPRVQIGATNVLLHHFDATEVLATIEREQVTHMFAAPTMITMMLHVEGIEAYNLSSLRLVEYGGASMAPILIHEFDQKIGADLVQIFGTTEMGPCMAVLHPDEQLARAGAAGKASLTHEIVIARVPEDGEPTNPADRCEVGEVGEILVKGPCMMNGYYNRPEATARALAYGWYHTGDLGEYDEDGYIWIRDRMNHMIISGAENVYPREVEDCLIEHTGVKEAAVIGKPDPKWGQIVLAYIVVAKGNKLTEADLNTFLLDGGKLAPYKRPREYHFVDELPKTASGKIQKFILEDEVKKTAQV; this is encoded by the coding sequence GTGAGCACGACAATCGGAGATATAGTAGAATGGTCGGCCCGGAATTATCCGGAGAAACTTGCCCTTGTGTATGAATATGGAGTAAAACAGCATCACTTTACGTATCGTGAACTTGACAATAAAGTGAATCAATTCGCACGAGCGCTACAGCGCCTTGGTATAGGAAAAGGGGACGTTGTATCGTCATTCCTCTACAATACAAGCGAATATGTTATCGCGATGTTCGCTGTAGCGAAAATCGGTGCGATTTTTAACCCGATTAATTATCGCTTAGCCCCGCATGAACTGCAATACATTCTGCAGGATGCAAATGCTAAAGTGGTGCTGTACGAAGAGGTGGGGGCACAGACAGTAGAGCAGGCGCGTCAGATCGGCACACCTGTGCTGCACTGGGTTTATGTGGATTCATCCGTTCCAGCAAGTGCCCTAGACTTCTATCAACTTCTGGATGCAGAATCAATAGAAAAGCCGGAAGCAGCTGTCGCTGAGAATGATTACTGCATTATGATGTATACAAGTGGTACAACTGGCCGTCCGAAAGGCGTGCTTCACACGCACCGCAGCAAGCTTCACCATAATTTTATGATGATGCAGTGCATGGGGCTCACTAAAAATGACATCGGACTTTCGGCAGCACCGCTGAATCATACAGCGGAACTGCACACATCGTTCCTCCCGCGTGTTCAGATAGGGGCGACGAACGTACTGCTTCATCATTTCGATGCGACAGAAGTGCTTGCGACTATTGAACGTGAACAGGTGACGCATATGTTTGCAGCACCGACGATGATCACGATGATGTTACACGTTGAGGGGATTGAAGCGTACAATCTGTCGTCGCTTCGCTTGGTGGAATACGGAGGGGCATCGATGGCTCCTATTTTAATCCATGAATTCGATCAGAAAATTGGAGCTGATCTGGTACAAATCTTCGGCACAACTGAGATGGGCCCGTGCATGGCGGTGTTGCATCCGGATGAACAGCTTGCACGGGCAGGAGCAGCTGGAAAAGCAAGCTTGACACATGAGATCGTGATTGCTCGTGTTCCGGAAGACGGAGAACCGACTAACCCGGCTGACCGCTGCGAAGTGGGTGAAGTGGGTGAGATTCTCGTGAAGGGCCCGTGCATGATGAATGGCTACTACAACCGTCCAGAGGCAACAGCGAGAGCACTTGCGTATGGCTGGTATCATACAGGAGACCTCGGTGAGTATGACGAGGACGGATACATCTGGATTCGTGACCGGATGAATCATATGATTATCTCCGGTGCGGAGAATGTTTATCCACGTGAAGTGGAAGATTGCCTGATCGAACATACAGGTGTGAAGGAAGCAGCTGTAATTGGCAAGCCCGACCCGAAATGGGGACAGATCGTTCTGGCGTATATTGTAGTGGCAAAAGGGAACAAACTTACAGAAGCAGATCTGAATACGTTCCTGCTTGACGGAGGTAAGCTCGCTCCGTACAAACGTCCGCGCGAATACCACTTTGTGGATGAACTACCAAAGACGGCAAGCGGAAAGATTCAAAAGTTCATACTTGAAGATGAAGTAAAGAAAACGGCGCAGGTATAA
- a CDS encoding MetQ/NlpA family ABC transporter substrate-binding protein: MKVKSIILTWVFVVLAGLLAACGGGEKAAPSGQAGTKETKEITIGATAGPYSDQIKKGIQPILEKKGYTVKIVEFNDYVQPNNALAEGSLNANVFQHVVYLKKFAKDHNLPITDALQVPTAPLGVYSNKHKSLDEVQSGATVTLPNDPTNQARALVMLEQFGWIKLKAGIDPTKASEKDVAQNVKNIQLQPLEAAQLPRSLADADYAFVNGNFAIASGLKLTEALKLENLPEKYMNIVAVKTADKDNQITKDIIEAYKSPEFKAVVEKDFQGFQKPEYLK; this comes from the coding sequence ATGAAAGTAAAATCAATTATTTTAACATGGGTATTCGTCGTTCTAGCAGGACTGCTTGCTGCATGCGGCGGTGGAGAGAAGGCTGCTCCATCTGGACAGGCAGGAACAAAAGAAACGAAAGAAATCACGATTGGTGCAACAGCCGGTCCGTACAGTGATCAGATTAAAAAAGGCATTCAGCCTATTCTTGAGAAAAAAGGCTATACAGTAAAAATAGTAGAGTTCAACGATTACGTTCAACCGAATAATGCGCTGGCAGAAGGATCGCTTAATGCGAACGTATTCCAACATGTTGTGTACCTGAAGAAATTTGCGAAAGATCATAATCTTCCTATTACAGACGCGCTTCAAGTTCCGACTGCACCACTTGGTGTGTATTCTAACAAACACAAGTCACTTGATGAAGTACAATCTGGCGCGACTGTAACTCTGCCAAATGATCCGACTAACCAGGCACGTGCGCTTGTAATGCTAGAACAGTTCGGCTGGATTAAGCTGAAAGCAGGTATCGACCCGACAAAAGCATCGGAAAAAGATGTGGCACAGAACGTGAAAAATATTCAATTGCAACCACTTGAAGCTGCCCAGCTTCCGCGTTCCCTTGCTGATGCAGACTATGCATTCGTAAATGGTAACTTCGCGATTGCATCTGGACTTAAATTAACAGAAGCGCTGAAATTAGAGAATCTTCCAGAAAAATACATGAACATTGTAGCTGTAAAAACAGCAGATAAAGACAATCAGATTACAAAAGATATAATCGAAGCATACAAATCACCAGAATTTAAAGCTGTTGTAGAGAAAGACTTCCAGGGATTTCAAAAACCTGAATATTTGAAATAA